GTAAAGCGGATCTAGCGCGCTGGCGCCGTTTAACAACTGACCGTCATCGTCAATAATGTGGTCGTCGGTCAGGTGCACAAATCGCAGTAATAAGGCCGCGCTTGCAGGTCGACTTCCCGCCGCCAGCTCATTGCGAGTCACAAAGGCCTCGTCGCTCATATTATCGCAGGCAGCTGGGCCAAGCTTCTGGCTCGACGCGACATCATTCTCCACTGCTCCGACCGTATTGCTTGAATCAGAGTTATTACAGGCAAGTAAGGTCAGCGTGCTGATCAATAGCAGGGCTTTGGAAATGTAATTCATTCTTATGTCCAGATGCGTATTATTGTTAGATGGCGCAGTAACGACACATGGTACATCTTACGTGACATAACACCTAACCATGCCCACTGTTACGCGCCCAACTTTGTTAAGCCTACAATGGCAGCCTGTGATCGCTAAAAGCGGTAACCCAGCTCCAGTTCATAGCTAGCCGCAGGATAGGCACCACCAAAGTGGGTACCGCGAAAGGCGGGTGCATCTTGTGCACCAGCCAAAGACCCGCGATCAGTAACGTTGTCGCCAAACACCATCACATGCCAGCTATCATTCAATGACTTCAGTCCCAGTTGCACACCGTAGGTCGTCTCTGGCTGGCGAACGTCGATAGGGTCTAGGTCGGTGGCCAAGGCTACCTCGCTGGAATAGCTGGCGGTCATGCCGAAAACGCTGATAAACGGCAGCTCGAAAAGTTGCCCCTGATAGCCAGCGGTGAAGGTGGTTTTGACTTCGGGCACCAGACGTAAACGCTTGCCACTCAGGTCACATGACGGCGTATCCGTCACTTCTGCTCCGCAGGGTGCATTTTGAAATTGATCGTACTTAGCATCGGTAAACGCGCCATTAAGACCTAATAACACCCCCATTGGAGTAATGAGCATGGCCTCGTATTCCACACCTTGAATGCTAGCCGACGCCGCATTGCCCACCACATAACTTACACCGTTAAACGTGGCGACCTGCAGTCCGTCGAAATCAGTTAGAAAGGCAGACACATTAAAACGCGCAGCACCGCCCAGCCATTCAGACTTCAGACCTAGCTCGTAGGTCATGGCGTCCTCTTCATCAAACTCCAGCTGCTGATCATTGACGGGCTGGGCATTAAAGCCACCTGACTTGTAGCCCCGCGCTACAGTTAAGTAACTCATTACGTCGTCATTGAACACATACTGTAAAGCGGCCTTGGGAATAATATTAAAATCATCGCGCTCACGATGCGCAGAGAACTGAGTGTCACCGGCAATAATAATTGGGAAGATCGCCGAGCCAGCAGGGTTAGGTCCGGGGCCATAATTTATTAAAGGAAAAGCTCCACCGCTGAGTACCGCATTACCCTCTTGGCCGCTGCGGTTATTAATCAAACGATGACTGACATCCAATACTTTTTCTTCGTAGTTAAAACGACTACCCAGGGTGACGGACAGCTGGTCGGTAAAATGCCAGGTCGCCTGACCGAATAAGGCGCCACTCTTGCTCATTTGCGCAAAACGCGTCAGCGAGCTTTCGACCACATTTGCTCCGCCCTCAAGACCGATCCGGGTTTGGATTTGCTGTGCGGCGAGCTGACCGCTGTTCGCGTCATCAAGCACTGCGTCCTGACAGGCTTGGGGGTCATTGCTGGCCTGCAAGCACGCGATGCGCTCGCCCTCGCCGGTCACCAATAAAATTTCGCTCAATAGTAAAAAATCGGCGATGTCATAGGTCGCCTGCAAATCGGTCTGCAAATAATACAAGCCGCCAACATATTCGAATTTACCCGGCGCCGAGGTGATGCGCAGCTCCTGGCTAAACTGCCGCAGATCTTCATCATTATTGAGTACTAGAAAAGGGATAGGAGAGAAATCCGCATCAAAACTCAGGTCTTCATCCATCCAGGAATAATTACTGATACTGGTGACAATACTGCCATTATCCAAAGACCAGTCAGCCTTTACAGTTGCGTCCCAGGTTTCTCTACTAGAGCTACCGGCGTGATCGAGCGCACTTTTTTCATCGAATGGGTTTTCATTTACCTGATCGTCAAACACCAGCATTGCTGCTCTGGCGCGCTCGCGCAGTGCGATAAGCTGGGTGCCGCCGCCGGCTTGATTTACCACCCCACCACTCAGAGTAAAACCCAGGGTAAAGTCATCACTAACATCCCACATTACTCGCATTCGCGCAGACTGAGTATCGCGATTTTCTTCCTTAATATTTAATGTGGTGTTATGGATAGAGCCGTCGCGCTGCTCATCAAGCAGAGCAATACGCCAACTTATCTTGTCATTTGCCAAGGGCCCCGTCGCGGCGACGCGAACCCGCCGTAAATCTCGATCGCCGAGCAAAACATCACCTTTAAGGCCAAACTCTTGCTCTGGCTGCGCGCTGCGAAAATGAATGGCGCCAGCCGAGGAGTTTTTGCCAAACAGCGTTCCCTGTGGCCCGCGCAACACTTCGATTGCGGCTAGATCAAGAAGTCCCTGAGTAATATACGACGCGCGCCCGTAGAACACCTCGTCAATCAATATCGCCACTGATTGTTCAAAACCACGATTATAGCTAGAGCCAAGGCCACGCATATAAATGCTGGGAAAGGAGGGCACGGCTAGAATATCGAGGTTAGGCACGTAGTTGGCAACCTCGTTCATATCCCCCATATTTTTACCGACGATATCATCACCACCAATGGCGGTAACCGATAGCGGCACCGTTTGCATATTCTCTTCGCGCTTTTGCGCGACTACCACCACTTCCTCTAGCCTCAGGCGCGACTTTTCCGCTGCGCTAGCGTCGCTCGCGATGGAAAAAACACCCACAACAGCCAGTATAGGCATCGCCGCCAGTAAGGACCTAGAGCGCCACCGGCTGAGTAATTTTAATATCAGCATTCCCACAATGAGAAACAGCATATGACAAACCTTTATTATTGTTATTTATATCGGCCAAAAAATGACGTCGATGTTTTTATTAAAAATACTTGCGAACTAAGACGGCTGTTTATTCAAACCATGAACATTGTCTGCTGTTGGCGAACGCTCGACTGACTTCGCATCCGGCGCGGTCCCCATCATTAGATCGCCAATACCCGTCGACACGCCCCACCACAATTGTTCGTTGCGAAAATGATGCAGGCGGTGCATACGCTGCCGACGGCGATAGTATTCAAGTGGCGGGCTCCAATTTACGTGCCCAATAAAGTGATTCCACTCATAGTGTAGGGCCAATGTAAAAAACATTGCCAGTGCACCTACTGCCAGCTCTACCGAGGGAAACAACCAAAACACCAAGCCCGCTAATAGCGGCACAACCACCGGGTAGACTTCAAGATTAATGGTGATATCTGTTAAATCAGTGGGCTTGGAGTGGTGTTCTCGGTGTGAGCGCGACACCGATAAATCAATGGTTTTACCAAAAATCGTTTGCGGCCGTAGATGTAAAATATAAACATGGATCAGCCATTCTAAAATCGGCCAGATTAGTAGCAGCACTATTGGCGCAACCAAATCTGCAGCACTCCAGTTCCCCAGCACCACTCGCGCAGAAACAAAGCCAACTGCCAATACTGTGAGTATCATCGGGCTAGCGTGACTGTATAAGTCCCTGACGGTTTCAGCAAACGTTGTTGGTATTTTGGCATCGGCAGTGCCGCGCTCCATTGTGGCAGTCATTATTATTTTTCCTATTATTTTATTGGCTGGACGGTGTCTTGCATATGCAGCTCATAGGCATCAAGAAATGCACACATATCCGCGCTGCTGCGGTCGATATATTCTTTGGCACAGGAAAACGCCCCGTCTCTGTCACCCTCACGTACCAACTTTGCTAATTGACGGAAACAGGCGAGATCAGTGAAGCCGCCCTCTAAGACCTGGGTGAGTAATTCCCAAATTGGCTGATAGGCCTTGCGCAAGGAATTAAACGCCAGCTGGTAGGCAATATTGCTACTGCCTTGCACCAAGACACCCCAAAATTCAAAGGCCAATAGCTGGCCTTCGGCGGCTTGCTGACTGGATGCCATCTTCTCGACAATGCTATCAAGCTGATCCGCAAGGTCATCGCCGGCGTGCTGCGCCGCATCGCCAGCAATCTCTGGAGACAGTACTTGGCGCATACGAACAATACTGCGGGCCACCGCAACGTCGACCTGCCCTTCAGCCGTCACCAACAAGCTGGCTAGCAGCTCCGGCCCAGCCTCCTCGCGATAATCCAACACCTTTGTGCCACCGCCATGACGCACATGAATCAAGCCGGCTTGCTGTAAGCGCTTCATCGCCTCGCGCACAGCGCCACGATTCACACCCAACAACTCACACAATATGCGCTCGGACGGCAGTTCATCCCCGGCCTTGAGGTCGTGATTAACGATACGACTGCGCAATTGGTCAAACACCACATCCGATAATGATTTCTTGCTCACGACTTCAAACACAGACACCCCCGCAACTCATTAACTCATCATACCAGTTGGCCGCTAAAGCACAATATAATGATTCTGATACTTAATTGGCAATACCTTACACGGGAGAAATCCGCTAACTTGGCTATATAGCCACACTTGCACTGAGCTGCCGACCTATCGAAGCCCACGTGGTGTCTGATCAAATCTGCACTGCTCAGATAAATATTGGCGTTCCAATTCTGTCTTGCGTAAAATCCATGCGATTGATTTTTCGAACTATTCCCTTACTCTAATTTGGCATCCCCCTCCATGCCCAGTGATCAAGCACTTATCGCCTCAGACGCTAATGAAGCACCTGACATTCTTCGCAGCCGTTTTCAGGAGTGGGGTTATCTCTATTTCAAGCAATATGTGGCTCCCACAAAATGCGCTAGCTTACTAGGGGATATCCTCTCCCGCTTGTCGCCTTATGTAGCGCTGGATGAATCTCGGCAATTACCCGCAATAACAGGGGAAGCCTTCGTAGAAACCGATGCGATTTGGGACGAGGTATATCCAAAAATTCAAGCCCTTGAATCCTTTCACGGCTTCTTCCATGACCCTGATCTACTTCAACTCATGCGCACCGTCAGTAACAGTGAGGTATTTGTATACCCCATGAAGATGGCGCGAATATCAACGCCAAAGATGATCGGCTATGAAACGCCACCCCATCAGGACGCCCGCTCCCATGTCGCGCCTAGTACTATGGCGGGTATCTGGGTTGCCCTGCATGATATTTCAAGCGAGATGGGACGCCTCAAAATACTGCCCGCATCGCATAAGCGCGGCATGCGGGAGGTAATACAATCCCCCGGTGTCGGGAATGTCCAGTGCGAGATCCATCCCGACGAAACCACTTGGCACGTCTCTGATGTAGCCCAGGGCGACGTGATTATATTCAACGCTTTTACCGTCCACGCAGCACAGCCAAACATCAGCGACTCGGTGGTGAGAATGAGTGTCGATACCCGCTTTTGCGACTACGGCGCACCGGTATTCTCCAGTAATTTAGAACCGCATCACGGCTGGCGTATCGATGAATTGAGCTGGCCACAAATATATGCAGACTGGCAGCAGACCGAGCTGCAATACTATTGGGCTGACTACCCGAACTTCACTTAGGTTAGGGGATATGACTCAAATCAAACAGGCCAACTCTATTGACCCCACCCAGCTCGTTGAACTCAATACAAAGGGTTTGACTAAGCGGCTGAAAATGAATGTTCACGGTTCAAAAGACACCATTATTTCTGAAAAACTGCGTACCGAGCAGTGTTGGGAACCCTACGAAACTCAGCTAGTCATCACTCACTTTAAAGCCGGTGGCATATTCGTCGATGTCGGTGCCAATATTGGTTACTACACCCTGCTGGCAAGCGATATTGCAGGGCCGACAGGCAAGATTCTATCTTACGAGCCGGACGTAGAGAACTTCGCATTATTACAGGAGAATGTCAGGCTTAATGATCTGCAAAATGTAGCACTACATGCATTGGCACTAAGTGACCGCAACGAAGACGGCGAATTGTTTCTTTCAACTGACAACTTTGGTGACCACCGCATTTATTCAGACGGCGGTGAGCGCCATAGCCGCCCTATTAAATTGGTACACGGCGACCAACACCTTGAATCTCAAACCCAGCACATCGACTTCCTAAAAATAGACACACAGGGCGCCGAGTATTTTGTAGTAAATGGGTTGCGGAAACTTATTGCGGCCAATAGCGCGCACCTGTGTATGATTCTGGAATTTTGCCCCTACGGAATCCGTCATTCGGGAGCTGATGGCCATCAGCTTATCGAACTGCTCGAGAGTTTTGGCATGCAGTACCACATTATTGACCATATTGAGCATCGACTGATTCCAGCGCAAGTTCATCACTTAAGCGACTGGGTTCACGAGTTGGCACAAGAGCCAGATAACGAGGGCTTTATTAACTTGCTAGTGACACCACGAGCTTACGCGGCACTTTAAGCAAGCGCCACAGAGTCAAAAATGGATGCATTTAGAAGTATGGAATTTTCTGCACCCTATTGAAAGCAGGCTGTGTATTGTTCCAGCAATGGCCAAATATCCTGCCACCATGTTCAAGTTACTTTCTAAAAAGTCATCAGATCAATAGCTGGTCACTGAATTTGCATTTAATTATGACCAAGTTTAGCTAAATACTTGAAAAACAAATTGACCCAGCACATTCGTAGTAAGCGCTTAATCCCCTCACGAAAGTCCTGTGCCAACCAAGCCCTCTACACATCAAAATACAAAATAAATTTCATCTACAAGCCAAGTGCGTAAGTATTTGTACTTAACTCTCTGCGACAATTTCGCCTTGTGATTATTAGCTATATGTTAAATGATCCCACTTGGAAAAACACAGTACCCAGAAGGGATAATGATGTAATCAATAATTAGTGCATAACATTATATTCATACCGTGGGACCGTTTTATTTAACTTGCTAGCAAGCCCCTCACTATTGGCAAGGCAGTTTATGCCCATCCTAAAAGCGCCTAATCTTATTCGACGTTTAAGCTCTGCTTACGCTACTCTTATTATCGTCATATTGAGTTTAGTTCCGGCGTTTGGCACGGCCTATCTGTATTTTTTTCAAGACTCCCATCTGCGCTTTATTAGCCATACCGGTCACGAAGTGGCGATTGCGATTGCGCTACTTCAAAGCGGTTTTATTGCAGCAATAGCGTGGCGGTGTTTCCAGTATTCTGGTGAACAGTTTGTGCGCTGGCTGGCCCTTGGCTTCTTTGCTTTTACGCTTATCTATGCCTGCCACGGAATTTTCACCCGCATTGGCTCGGTAAACATTTGGCAGTTTGTGTTATATGGGCCGGTCAGCAGGCTAGCCATGGTTAGCTGCTTTTTTATTGGACTACTGACTTATGGTAAACCGGCGGTCGACGATAATAAAAGGCAGCGCCAAGGCAGTTGGTTGCTCTGGACCACCGGCCTGCTCATCATCAATGCGGCAGTTTTTGTCTTGGCGTCGACAAGTTGGGCGCCGCACGCACAAAAGATTCTTGAGCTTTGCGCTTTACTGCTTTCGCTATTGTGTATTGTGATCGTGCACTGGCGGGGCCTGAGTTCGCCACTGATGACCATATACTCCGTATCTTTGTTGTTTTTCGCTCAGTCATCGGCAACTTTTTTATTGAGCTCGGCGTGGAATCATCTGTGGTGGTTTGCTCATATTATTTTTGCCTCGGGTTTTATTTTACTGAGTTACGGCGTTATTAAAGTATTCCTCACTACCCAGTCCTTCGCACTGGTGTTTAGCCAGGAGGAGCTATTTGAGCAAGTTCGCGCCGAAAGGAATCGAGCAGAAAATGCCCTCGTAGAATTGCAGGATGCTTACACCGAACTAGGCAATACTCACGACTTATTGCACTCAGTACTGGCGTCGGCCTCAGAGTTTTCGATTATCGCCACGGATACCAGAGGCGTGATAACAATATTCAATGCAGGATCTGAGCGCATGTTGGGCTATCGTGCAGCGGACATGGTGGGTTTGCAAACCCCGTCAATATTGCATTGTAACGCTGAGATAGAGGCCCGTAGCAAAGAGCTTAGCGCGGAGTTTGATACCGAAATTACCGGTTTCCGAGTTCTGACTGAAAAGTCTGAGGTTGACGGCCAAGAAACCCGAGAATGGACGTATATTCACAAAGACGGCCATCGTTTTCCGGTGTCATTGGTGGTTACCACAATACGCTCTGCGACAGGCGAAATTACTGGATATTTGGGTATTGCCGAAAACATTACTGAGCAGAAGCGCCTCGCTAATTCGAAGAGCGAATTTATTTCAACAGTCAGTCACGAATTGCGAACGCCCTTAACCTCCATAATCGGCTGTCTTGATTTGATCGCTGGCGGGGCCTTTGGCCCGGTATCGGAATCGATGTCACAAATGGTCGATGTAGCTTCTAAAAACAGCCAGAGACTACGCATGCTAATAGACGATTTACTTGATACGGACAAGATGAATAACGGGAAGCTCAATTTTGAGCTTGTATGGCAACCCTTAGAGGCGATTGTAGAACAAGCAATTGAGGACATACGCCCCTACGGCAGTAAGCGACATATAAGTTTGATATTTAAGAGCACAATAGCAAGTGAGCTGCAGGTCCGAGTTGACGCCATGCGTCTCCAGCAAGTTTTAGGCAATCTAATATCCAATGCCATAAAGTTTTCGCCCGAGGACGACGTAGTTGAAATTATTATTAAACGTATCGATGGCAAAGCTCGTGTGGAAGTATCGGATCACGGTAGCGGCATTCCCTGGTCTTTTCGTGCGAGCATTTTTCAACGTTTTTCTCAAGCAGATAGCTCAGATACGCGGCAGCACGGCGGTTCCGGATTGGGGCTCGCGATTACGCATCAGCTGGTTGAGCATATGGGCGGCTCAATTGGTTTTGAATCTGAACCAGGGAATGGCACCGTATTTTGGTTTGAGCTACCACTACAGCAAAGCGCGGATTAAATTCAGTGGCCAGAGGAGCTTCTGGTGACTTGGCCAGCTATATTCGAACGGAGCCCAGGGCTTGTAGATAGATCGACTGACTTTCGGCCAGTTCGGAATTTTGCTACGACCGCTCCGTCAAACAATAGAGTCATTCCCATCGCCCGCTGGACGAGCTGCTTAACTCATTGAAATTAATGAGAAACGCGATATGATCATGGGAAATAATTTATAACAGAAATATAGGA
This portion of the Zhongshania sp. R06B22 genome encodes:
- a CDS encoding TonB-dependent receptor, with amino-acid sequence MLFLIVGMLILKLLSRWRSRSLLAAMPILAVVGVFSIASDASAAEKSRLRLEEVVVVAQKREENMQTVPLSVTAIGGDDIVGKNMGDMNEVANYVPNLDILAVPSFPSIYMRGLGSSYNRGFEQSVAILIDEVFYGRASYITQGLLDLAAIEVLRGPQGTLFGKNSSAGAIHFRSAQPEQEFGLKGDVLLGDRDLRRVRVAATGPLANDKISWRIALLDEQRDGSIHNTTLNIKEENRDTQSARMRVMWDVSDDFTLGFTLSGGVVNQAGGGTQLIALRERARAAMLVFDDQVNENPFDEKSALDHAGSSSRETWDATVKADWSLDNGSIVTSISNYSWMDEDLSFDADFSPIPFLVLNNDEDLRQFSQELRITSAPGKFEYVGGLYYLQTDLQATYDIADFLLLSEILLVTGEGERIACLQASNDPQACQDAVLDDANSGQLAAQQIQTRIGLEGGANVVESSLTRFAQMSKSGALFGQATWHFTDQLSVTLGSRFNYEEKVLDVSHRLINNRSGQEGNAVLSGGAFPLINYGPGPNPAGSAIFPIIIAGDTQFSAHRERDDFNIIPKAALQYVFNDDVMSYLTVARGYKSGGFNAQPVNDQQLEFDEEDAMTYELGLKSEWLGGAARFNVSAFLTDFDGLQVATFNGVSYVVGNAASASIQGVEYEAMLITPMGVLLGLNGAFTDAKYDQFQNAPCGAEVTDTPSCDLSGKRLRLVPEVKTTFTAGYQGQLFELPFISVFGMTASYSSEVALATDLDPIDVRQPETTYGVQLGLKSLNDSWHVMVFGDNVTDRGSLAGAQDAPAFRGTHFGGAYPAASYELELGYRF
- a CDS encoding sterol desaturase family protein, with the translated sequence MTATMERGTADAKIPTTFAETVRDLYSHASPMILTVLAVGFVSARVVLGNWSAADLVAPIVLLLIWPILEWLIHVYILHLRPQTIFGKTIDLSVSRSHREHHSKPTDLTDITINLEVYPVVVPLLAGLVFWLFPSVELAVGALAMFFTLALHYEWNHFIGHVNWSPPLEYYRRRQRMHRLHHFRNEQLWWGVSTGIGDLMMGTAPDAKSVERSPTADNVHGLNKQPS
- a CDS encoding FadR/GntR family transcriptional regulator, with product MFEVVSKKSLSDVVFDQLRSRIVNHDLKAGDELPSERILCELLGVNRGAVREAMKRLQQAGLIHVRHGGGTKVLDYREEAGPELLASLLVTAEGQVDVAVARSIVRMRQVLSPEIAGDAAQHAGDDLADQLDSIVEKMASSQQAAEGQLLAFEFWGVLVQGSSNIAYQLAFNSLRKAYQPIWELLTQVLEGGFTDLACFRQLAKLVREGDRDGAFSCAKEYIDRSSADMCAFLDAYELHMQDTVQPIK
- a CDS encoding phytanoyl-CoA dioxygenase family protein, yielding MPSDQALIASDANEAPDILRSRFQEWGYLYFKQYVAPTKCASLLGDILSRLSPYVALDESRQLPAITGEAFVETDAIWDEVYPKIQALESFHGFFHDPDLLQLMRTVSNSEVFVYPMKMARISTPKMIGYETPPHQDARSHVAPSTMAGIWVALHDISSEMGRLKILPASHKRGMREVIQSPGVGNVQCEIHPDETTWHVSDVAQGDVIIFNAFTVHAAQPNISDSVVRMSVDTRFCDYGAPVFSSNLEPHHGWRIDELSWPQIYADWQQTELQYYWADYPNFT
- a CDS encoding FkbM family methyltransferase; this translates as MTQIKQANSIDPTQLVELNTKGLTKRLKMNVHGSKDTIISEKLRTEQCWEPYETQLVITHFKAGGIFVDVGANIGYYTLLASDIAGPTGKILSYEPDVENFALLQENVRLNDLQNVALHALALSDRNEDGELFLSTDNFGDHRIYSDGGERHSRPIKLVHGDQHLESQTQHIDFLKIDTQGAEYFVVNGLRKLIAANSAHLCMILEFCPYGIRHSGADGHQLIELLESFGMQYHIIDHIEHRLIPAQVHHLSDWVHELAQEPDNEGFINLLVTPRAYAAL
- a CDS encoding sensor histidine kinase, yielding MPILKAPNLIRRLSSAYATLIIVILSLVPAFGTAYLYFFQDSHLRFISHTGHEVAIAIALLQSGFIAAIAWRCFQYSGEQFVRWLALGFFAFTLIYACHGIFTRIGSVNIWQFVLYGPVSRLAMVSCFFIGLLTYGKPAVDDNKRQRQGSWLLWTTGLLIINAAVFVLASTSWAPHAQKILELCALLLSLLCIVIVHWRGLSSPLMTIYSVSLLFFAQSSATFLLSSAWNHLWWFAHIIFASGFILLSYGVIKVFLTTQSFALVFSQEELFEQVRAERNRAENALVELQDAYTELGNTHDLLHSVLASASEFSIIATDTRGVITIFNAGSERMLGYRAADMVGLQTPSILHCNAEIEARSKELSAEFDTEITGFRVLTEKSEVDGQETREWTYIHKDGHRFPVSLVVTTIRSATGEITGYLGIAENITEQKRLANSKSEFISTVSHELRTPLTSIIGCLDLIAGGAFGPVSESMSQMVDVASKNSQRLRMLIDDLLDTDKMNNGKLNFELVWQPLEAIVEQAIEDIRPYGSKRHISLIFKSTIASELQVRVDAMRLQQVLGNLISNAIKFSPEDDVVEIIIKRIDGKARVEVSDHGSGIPWSFRASIFQRFSQADSSDTRQHGGSGLGLAITHQLVEHMGGSIGFESEPGNGTVFWFELPLQQSAD